ACCAACGCCGGCATCGTGCGCCAGGTGAGCGAGAACATCGCCCGCGTGTCGCCCGACGCCATCATCATCATGGTCAGCAACCCGCTGGACGTGATGAGCTACGTGGCGATGAAGGCCAGCGGCTTCCCGCGCGAGCGCGTGATCGGCATGGCCGGCGTGCTGGACACGGCCCGCTACCGCGCCTTCCTGGCGATGGAGCTGGACGTGTCGGTGGAAGACATCCAGGCGATGGTGCTCGGCGGCCACGGCGACACCATGGTGCCGCTGATCTCCTACACCACCGTGAGCGGCATCCCGGTGACGCAGCTGATGGAGCGGTCGAAGCTGGACGCCATCGTGGACCGCACCCGCAACGGCGGCGCGGAAATCGTGAAGTTCCTCAAGACGGGGTCGGCGTACTACGCGCCCTCCGCCGGCGCGGTGCAGATGGCGGAGGCCATCGTCAAGGACAAGAAGCGCATCCTTCCCTGCGCCGCGTGGCTGCAGGGCGAGTACGGCATGCGCGACCTCTTTTTGGGCGTGCCGGTGAAGCTGGGGCGCAACGGGATGGAGGGGATCATCGAGGTGGAGCTGACCGACGACGAGCGCGCCGCGCTGCAGAAGTCGGCCGACGCGGTCCTCGAGCCGATGGCGCTGGTCTGACGCACCCCCGCCGGCGCCGCTCCAAAGGGGCGGCGCTGGCTTCAAGGGGTGCAACACCAAGGTACCGACACATGGCAACCCGCATCGAGAACGGCGCCGGCAGCGTGCGCAACGTCCGCAACACCCGGCTCACCGAGTCGCTCCGCTACAAGGGGCGCGAGGGGATGTGGACCTGGATGCTGCACCGGGTCACCGGGCTGGGCATCCTCTTCTTTCTCCTGATCCACGTCTTCGACACCGCGCTGGTGATCTACTGGCCGGACGTGTACAACGAGTCGCTCGACATCTACCGCCACCCCGTGTTCCGGCTGGGCGAGCTGGCCATCTTCTTCTCGGTGCTGTACCACGCGCTCAACGGACTGCGCATCATCATCCAGGACTTCTGGCCCCACGCCATGCGCCACCAGCGCAAGCTGGGGCTCGTGGCGCTCGGGGCCAGCGTGCTGCTGATCCTTCCGGTCGCGTGGATCATGATGGCGCCGATCTTCGGCCTCGCCGACGAGCCGGGGGTGGAGCGCCACCGCGCGCGGATGGAGCAGCTGCGGTCCGAGGGCCGCACGCCGGCCGCGCACGGCGCCGAGGCGACGCCGGGGGTGCTGGACGTGCCAGTGGAGACGCCGCGATGAACGAGGAGACGATGTACAACGTGGCCGTGCGCGGCGCCCCGCGGCGCGGCGGCGGCTTCGAGCGGCCCAGCGCGGCGCGCAGCAACTTCGAGCTGTACTCGTGGCTCTTCATGCGCGTCAGCGGGCTCGTGCTCATCTTCCTCTCGCTCTACCACCTGGTGTGGTGGAACCTGGTGGTGGGCGTGGAGCACCTGGACGCGGACCTGGTGCGCGAGCGGTGGACCAACCCGTTCAACCGCCTCTACAACGTGGCGCTCTGCGTCTTCGCCATGCTGCACGGCCTCAACGGCCTGCGCTACAGCATCGAAGACTACGTGCGCAAGCCCGGCCGGCAGGTGGCGGTGAAGGCGGTCGCCTACACCCTTCTCCTGGCGGTGATGGCCTGGGGCGTCTTCGCCCTCCTCACATTCGACCCGACGGTCCAGGCGCGATGATCCACACGCATACGTACGACGCGCTGGTGGTGGGCGGCGGCGGGGCGGGGCTGATGACGGCCATCTACCTCAGCCGCGCGCCCGGCCTGCGCACGGCGGTGATATCCAAGCTGTACCCCACCCGCTCGCATACCGGCGCCGCGCAGGGCGGCATCTGCGCCGCGCTCGCCAACCTGGAGGAGGACCACCCGGAGTGGCACGCGTTCGACACCGTGAAGGGGTCGGACTACCTGGGCGACCAGGATTCCATCCAGGTGATGTGCGAGGAGGCGGTGCCGGTGATCATCGAGCTGGAGCACATGGGGCTCCCGTTCAGCCGCACGCCGGACGGCAAGATCGCCCAGCGCCCCTTCGGCGGGCACACGCACCACTTCGGGCAGGGCCCGGTGCGCCGGAGCTGCTACGCGGCCGACCGCACGGGACACATGATCCTGCAGACGCTCTACCAGAACTGCATCAAGGCCGGGGTCGACTTCTACGACGAGTACCAGGTCGTGGACCTGATCATGGCCGACGACGGGCGCTGCGGCGGGGTGATCGCGTACGAGGTGGCGACGGGCGACCTGCACATCTTCCGCAGCAAGGCGGTGGAGTTCGCCACGGGCGGCTTCGGGCGCGTGTGGTCCATCACCTCCAACGCCCACGCCAACACCGGCGACGGGGTGGCGATCGCGCTCCGCCGCGGGATCCCGCTGGAGGACATGGAGTTCTACCAGTTCCACCCCACGGGGATCTACCGGCTGGGTATCCTGATCACCGAGGGCGTGCGCGGCGAGGGCGGCATCCTGCGCAACGACCACGGCGAGCGCTTCATGGAGCGCTACGCCCCCACCATGAAGGACCTGGCCAGCCGCGACGTGGTGGCGCGCGCCATCAGCAAGGAGATCCGCGAGGGGCGGGGGATCGGGGGGAAGAAGTACGTCTATCTCGACGCCACCCACCTGGGCGCGGACGTCATCGAGAACAAGCTGCCGGACATCGCGGACTTCTGCCGCACCTACCTGGGGATCGACCCGGTCAAGGAGCCGATGCCCATCCAGCCCACGGCGCACTACGGCATGGGCGGCATCCCCACCGACGTGGAGTGCCGCGCGCTGGATGCGCAGCACGCCGTGATCCCCGGCCTGTACGCGGCCGGCGAGTGCGCCTGCGTCTCGGTGCACGGCGCCAACCGGCTGGGCACCAACTCGCTGCTGGACCTGGTCGTCTTCGGGCGGCGCGGCGGGATCGCGATGGCGGAGTTCTGCAAGACGGCGGAGCTGCCGCCCCTTCCCGCCCGCCCCACGGCGCGCATCGAGGCGGAGTTCACGCGCATCCTGGCCACGCAAAAGGGCGAGCCCGCCGCCCGCATCCGCGAGGAGATGCAGGACGTGATGCAGGACGCGGTCGGCATCTTCCGCGAAGGGCCCGGGATGGAGGCGGCGCTGGTCAAGGTGCGCGAGCTCAAGGCGCGCTTCCAGAACGTGCTGGTGATGGACAAGGGGAAGAACTTCAACACCGACCTGCTGGAGGCGTGGGAGCTCGGCAACCTGCTGGACCTCGCCGAGGTGACCACGGTGAGCGCCATCAACCGCACCGAGAGCCGCGGTGCCCATCTGCGCGAGGACTACCTGGACCGCAACGACGCCGAGTGGCTCAAGCACACCCTGGTGACGCAGGCGGAGGACGGCACGCTCGGCATCTCGTACAAGCCGGTGGTGATCAAGCAGTTCGAGCCGAAGGAAAGGGTATACTGATGAAGGCCGAGACCGAAGGGCAGGGCGGCGCCAAGCGCGACTCCACCACCGCCGACGCGAGCTCCGCGGGCACCGCCGCGGCGGCCGCGAAGGCTCCGGCGCAGAAGACCGCTCCGCCGTCGAAGGCGGGCGGGGTGAAGCCGGTGACGGTGCGCGTCTTCCGCTTCAACCCGGATACCGACGCCGCGCCCAGCTACGCCGAGTTCCAGGTGCAGGTGGACCCCACCGACCGGGTGCTGGACGCGCTGAACGCCATCAAGTGGTACCAGGACGGCACCCTCACCTACCGCCGCTCCTGCGCCCACGGCATCTGCGGGTCCGACGCCATGCGCATCAACGGCGTCAACCGCCTCGCGTGCAAGGTGCTGATCCGCGACGTGGGCCAGAAGGTGACGGTGGAGCCGATCATGGGGTTCCGGGTGAAAAAGGACCTCGTGGTGGACATGGAGCCCTTTTTCGCGCAGTACCGCTCCGTGCTCCCGTACTTCATCAACGACGGGCGCACCACCGAGCGCGAGCGCCTGCAGTCGGTGGACGACCGCGAGAAGTTCGACGACACCACCAAGTGCATCCTGTGCGCGGCGTGCACCACGAGCTGCCCGTCGTTCTGGGCCAACGAGAACTTTGTGGGGCCGGCGGCCATCGTGAACGCGCACCGCTTCATCTTCGACTCGCGCGACACGGCGGCGGGCGAGCGGCTCAGCATCCTGAACGACCGCGAGGGCGTCTGGCGCTGCCGCACCATCTTCAACTGCACCGAAGCCTGCCCCCGCGAGATCCGCATCACCAAGGCGATCGGCGAAGTCAAGAAGGCGATCCTGTACGGGACGGCGCGGGTGTAGGGCAGGCCCCCTCCCCCGCTCGTCACCTCGCTGCCCCCTCCCCCAAGACTACCGGGGGGAGGGGGCTTCGCATGTAAAACCCTCGAACGGCCTCCGCCATCCAGCGACGAAACGGCTCGGCCGTACGCGCGGGTGGCCGATTGGGCGAGCCACGCTTGAGCGCGGCGCGAGGAGCCGCGACAGTTGGCGCACCCCGCCGTCTCCTTCCGCGCACCCGATTCGAGCGATGACGAAGCTTCCCGGCCGTCTCCTGATCCCTCTGCTCCTCGCTGCTTCCCCAGCCGCCGCGCAGCCGGTGCCCGGTGGGCCGTGGCTGTTCACGCTCCGCCCGGCCGGGGGCGGCGAGCTGGTGGTGAGGCTCGCGGTGGAGCCGGCGGGCGCGGGAGGCTGGCAGGCGTTCTCGCGCCCCGGCGCGGCGGGCGAGCTGGCAGGGTGGCCCCGCGCGACCCTGGGGCGCCTCCTGGGCAAGCTCCCGCCGCGCGGCGCCCTCGTCCGGGTGGAGAATGGCACCGCCACCACGCGCGAGGGCCAGGTGATGGTGACGGGGCGCATGGTCTCGTTCGGGCTGGGGGAGCGGACCCTTTCCGGCGTGCTGGCAGACGGGCGCATGCGCGGCGAGCTGCGGCGCACCACCGGCGCGCCGGCGGGGACGTTCGAGGCCGTCCCCGCGACCGACGTGCGCCCGGTGCGCGACTACCGCGCGCTCGCCGCGCGCATGCGCGACTCCGTGGCCGTCCGCATCTACGATCCGTCGCTGCTCGGTCGGCCCGAGTGGCGCTCCTTCTTCCGCGAGCTGGACGCGCGCTTCGCAACCGTCCCGGACGACGTGCACGCCATGGCGGTGTTCTACGCGCTCACGCCGCGGCTGCGCATGTCTCACCTGGAGCTGTTCCGCGACCCGGTCCGCGCCGCCACCCCGCTCGACTCGCTCCTCGCCGACGACCCCAATCCCGGCGCGCTGGTCGGTCTCTCCTTTCCCGCGCCCGGGGTGGCGCGGCTCCGCGTGGCGAGGTGGTCCGGCGTGACGGCCGCGGTGGACCGGGCGTTCGTGCGCATCGACTCGGCCGCGCCACACACGCTGATCCTCGACATCCGCGGCAATCCGGGTGGCGACGTGAGCTCCATGTCTCCCGTGACGCACCTGGTGCGTGACAGCGTGCAGGCGGGAGTGTTCCTGGGGCCGGGCTGGTACCGCACCCACCGCGCGCCGCCCACGCCCGCCGAGCTCGCCGCCATCCCCGTCCTCTCGGACGGCGGCGCCAGGACGGTGATCCACGGCGTGCGCCGGCACGGGGCGCTGCGGGGGGTGGTGCCGCCGCGGGCGCCGTACTTCGGCGGCCGCGTGTTCCTGCTGGTGGACGGGAGGTCCGGGAGCGCCTCCGAGCCCCTCGCGCACCTCCTGAAGACGACCGGGCGCGCGACGCTGGTGGGAGAGCGGACGGCGGGCGGCATGCTCTCCGCGCCCCCGCACCCCGTGGGCGACGGGTGGATGATGATCTTCCCGGAGGCGGACTACTTCGCCGCGGACAGGACGCGGCTGGAGGGGAACGGGGTGAGGCCGCACGTGGCGGTTGCTTCCGACCGCGCGTTCGCCACCGTCGCGGAGCGCATCCGCGCGGATCAGCCGTACGCGGGGGCCCTGCTCCTGGGCGCGGCGCACCAGGAGGCAAACCGGCTCGCCGAGGCGGAGCGGTGGTTTGGCGAAGCGGTGCGGCTCGCGCCGGACAGCATGGCTCCGCTGCGCGGCCTCGCCTCCGTGCACGCCGCGGGAAAACGGTGGGACGCGGCCTTCGCGGCGCTGGACCGGCTGCTCGCGCGTGACCCCGGCGACGCCTCCGCGCTCTACAATACGGGGCGGGTGGCCGCGCTCTCCGGCCTCCGTCTCGAGAGCGGCGAACGAGCCCTGCGCGCCTACCTCGCCCGGCCGCATCGCGCCGATCTCCCCTCCCACGCCGCCGCGCACTGGCGCCTGGGGATGATCATGGAGGCGCGCGGCGACTTCGCGGGGGCGCGGCGCGAGTACGGGTCGGCGCTCCGCCTGGAGCCGCAGCACGCCGATGCCCAGGCCGCCCTGCGCGCGCTGAACGACCGCGCGCCTTGAACGGCGGGGCTCACGCGGAGACACGGAGCCGCAGAGAGAACTTCGTCTTCCTCTGTCTCCTCCCCTTTTTGTCATCCTGAAGGAGCCGCTGCACTGACCCATGTGCCCACACCAAAGCCTGGCGGCGACTGAAGGATCTAGCCGGCGAGGCAGGTGGACGGCGTGTGACCACGAGGCCCTCGGCACGCGCAGTAGATCCTTCGCTCCGCGCCAGAGGCTGGGGCCGGGCACAGGTGGGTGAAGGCGTCGCTCAGGATGACAGGATGTGCGTTCGGCGGCGCGCCATTCGGTGCCGGCTGCGGGCGACGGCGTGTGGACGGGGCACGGGCAGCCACGTGGGGCGGCCCCTACGCGATCTGTCCCGGGGGGCGCGTGGGTCGGTGCGGGGGAAAGGGAGGGCAGACACGCAGGTCTGCCCCTACGGGATTCGTGGGCGTGGGGCCGGCGGCGGGGTGGCTGAGAGGGTGGGCGCGATGAATCGGCGATGAATCGCGCCCCTACGAGACATCGGCGAAGCGCGCGCAGGGTTCTCCCCCTCACCCGCCCTGCGCCCCCGCAGGCGGGGGAGGGGGGCAGGGGGGAGGGGGCCTTCAACGCTCAGTTTCGGACGGAATGGATATTGCGCGAATCGCGATGGCGCTTCGGTACTCCTGCCGGAGCGTCGTGCATCTCCATTTCCCATCCGGGGAGGGCGTATGCGGCTTCGTCTGGCGTACCTGATTCAGGCAGTATTCGCGATGCTGGTGGCGGTAGGGCTGAGCTTCGGCGCGAGCCGGGCAATGGCGAGCGAGCAGACGGCGGTGATGGCGTCGTGCCCCGCCGAGGGATACGACTACTACTACGCCCCCTGCGCCAACGCCTGTCCGCGCAGGCAGGGGTACTGTTCGTACGACGGCTTCTGCCGCTGCGGAAACATCCCCTGAGTACCGAGACGCAACGCTGGTCCCGGCGTTCCGGTAGCCGCCCGAGCGCCACCCACACCGAAACTTTGGAGGACGCATGAAGCTTCGTCTGACGTACCTGATCCAGGCGGTGTTCGCGCTGCTGGTCGCGGTGGGGCTCAGCTTCGGCGCGAGCCGGGCGGTGGCGAGCGATCGGCCGGCGGCGGCGCTGGTGTCGTGCCCCGCCGAGGGGTACGACTACTACTACTACCCGTGCGCCTACAGATGCCCCGGAGGTCAGGGGTACTGTTCGTACAGCGGCCAGTGCCGGTGCGGATACATCCCCTGATCGATCGCGGAACGAGCTGAAACCGGCCCCGCACCTGTTCCTGGTGCGGGGCCGGTCTCGCTCGCGGCGGCTCAGCGGCGCGCGTCGGCCATGAACGCGTCGCGGTAGAAGCCGGGCGGGATCATCCCCATCCGCATGAAGCGCTCGTGGAACTCCCGGGGCGAGTAGCTGGAGCCGCGCGCCTGCCGGTACGCTTCGCGGAGCTGGATGATGGCGTTCTTGCCCAGATTGTAGGTGATCGCCTGGGTGGGCCACTTGCTGTAGCGGTAGATGGCGCGCTGGGCGCCCTCCGCCACCGCCTTCGCCGTGGGGTCGCTCTCGCCGCGGGCGCGGGCGTTGGGGTAGAAGTTGACGTTCGCGGTGAAGTAGTCGACCGCCTGGTCGTAGGTCATGCGGCCGGTGTGCATCCCCACGTCCACCACGATGCGCACGGCGCGCAGGAGCTGCCCCTGGAGCTCGTACATGTACTCGCCCGCCGTGTAGAACCCGTACGGGCGCTCCAGCGTCGCCTCGGACATCAGCTCCTCGGAGTAGAGCCCCCACCCCTCGGCGGCCATCGAGTCCTGCCACATGGATGCGGAGTCCTCCACCGCGCCCGGGGTCAGCCAGCGGATGTTGGAGATCCCGCGCGCGTTCTGCGTGAGGAACTTGTAGTGCCAGTCGTGCCCCGGGAACCCCTCGTGGATCGCGGTGTCGGCGACGGACGCGCGGTTGTTCAGCCCCAGCGCCGCCGGATCGTTGTCCGTGGGGGTCAGGTAGAAGCGGCCCACGCCCGACCGCTTGAAGGGCGGGGCGGGGTAGTACGCCGCGTCGATGGTGCTGCGCAGCACGGGCGGCGTGGGATAGACGTCCAGGCGGTAGTCGGCCGGGATGTCGAAGAGGCCGCGCTCGCGCCCGTACTGCACCGCGCGCTTGCCGGCGTCCACGTACCACTGCAGCAGCTCGTCGTCGTTGCGCGGGGCATCCTTGGCCAGGTGGTCCATCACCGCGCGCACGCCGGCGTTCTTTTCGTCGGTGGTGCCGAAGGGGATGGCGAGGTTGGCGTCGCGAGCCACCGTCTGGGCGACCTCGTAGATCTTCCCCTGGTAGAGCGCGACCTGCTCCTTGCCGTAGTCGAAGAGCTGCTGCGCGGTGCGGGTGTCGCGCAGGTTGTTCCGCACGCGCCACATGTACTCGCGCTCGCCCACGGCGAAGCGGTCACGTCCATCCGCGCCGTACGTGCGGCGCAAAAAGAGGGCGAAGTCTTCGTACGATGCCGCCGCGCGCCCGGCGGCGGTGCGCAGGCGCGCGAGGGCAGCGGCGGCGAAGGGACGGCCGCCCATCAGCTTCCTGGCGAGCTCGGGGAGCACGGTGCGGAAGTACTGCGCATTGGAGCGGCTCCCCACGATCCCGTCGCGCTCCACCATGCGCCAGTCCGGGATGTTCCCCGCCGCCTTGCCCGCGGCGAGGTTCCCCCGTGCGGCCGTGAGGTAGCCCGGCACCGCCTGCAGCCGCGCGACCACGAGATCCCACTCCGCGGCGGTGCCCAGCAGGCCGCCACCGGCGTCGGTCATCTGCTGGATCTGCCAGTCGATGCCGCGAAAGGGCTCCGCCACGTAGGTGTCCACCGAGCGCTGGTGATAGCGGAGGTCCTCCAGCTGGTGGAGGATGAAGTCGAGCTGCGCGCCCATCACCGCGTGGTCGATGCGCTCCGCCGGCAGGAGCGACGCGGGGCGGATGGCGCTCCACGCCCGCTTCGTCGCGTGGTAGAAGGCGCGCTCCGCGGCGAGCGCGGCGGGCCGGTAGTCGCGCAGCCTTCCGTTGACGGCGCGCAGCGTGGGCGAGTACGCGTCGCCGCCCAGGTAGGTGGCGGTGACGGGGTTCAGCGCCAGCACGCGCACGAAGTAGCGGTCGCGCAGCGCGCCGAACCCCGTCTGCGCCTCCGCCGCCGCGCCGATCCCCTCCAGGCTCGGCAGGACACCGAAGGCCAGCGCCGCCTCCGCGCCCCGCCGTACGAACGAGCGTCTATCCAAACGTGCCTCCGAGAACGGGTTGAACGACATCGCACCCCCGCTGCTATCCTCGCAGACGGCGCCGTGTTCCACAAGACCCCTCACGCAGAGGCGCAGAGACGCAGGAGAGGACTCCGCGACCTCTCTCCGCGTCTCTGCGTCTCCGCGTGAGCCCTGCTGTTGGGGTACCACGAAAACGGGCCGGCGATCGCTCGCCGGCCCGTCTCTCTCTGACCTCGCCTCCGCCGCTTACGACTCGTTGTAGACGCGGCCGGACTGCACGAGGCGCTGGCGGGCCGTGTTCCCCGGCACCGCGATGTGCGTGGCCGGATCGTACTCCTTGCCCACCGCCGGGCTCCCCTGCGGAACCCAGATCTGCGTGGTCGTGTGGCTGTAGCCCTCCGGAATGTAGCGCACGTAGTAGCCGTCCGGGTGCAGGCTCCAGCGCCCGGACGGAACCTCGCGGCTCCCGGGCCCCATCGGCGCCATCCCCGCCAGCACCGCCGCGGCCTCGAGCTGCTGGAACGAGGTGCCGGGGTTGGTGAGCATCTGGCGGATCTGCGCCTCGGCCTGGAAGACCTGGCGCACCAGCGGCGGCACGCGGCTCATGGCGGCGTCCATCGCGGGGCCGGGGACCATGTCCAGCGCGGTGCGGTTGAGCGCGGCCAGCTGCTGCGGCGTCAGCAGGCGCGCGGCG
The Longimicrobium sp. genome window above contains:
- a CDS encoding succinate dehydrogenase iron-sulfur subunit, whose amino-acid sequence is MKAETEGQGGAKRDSTTADASSAGTAAAAAKAPAQKTAPPSKAGGVKPVTVRVFRFNPDTDAAPSYAEFQVQVDPTDRVLDALNAIKWYQDGTLTYRRSCAHGICGSDAMRINGVNRLACKVLIRDVGQKVTVEPIMGFRVKKDLVVDMEPFFAQYRSVLPYFINDGRTTERERLQSVDDREKFDDTTKCILCAACTTSCPSFWANENFVGPAAIVNAHRFIFDSRDTAAGERLSILNDREGVWRCRTIFNCTEACPREIRITKAIGEVKKAILYGTARV
- the sdhA gene encoding succinate dehydrogenase flavoprotein subunit — its product is MIHTHTYDALVVGGGGAGLMTAIYLSRAPGLRTAVISKLYPTRSHTGAAQGGICAALANLEEDHPEWHAFDTVKGSDYLGDQDSIQVMCEEAVPVIIELEHMGLPFSRTPDGKIAQRPFGGHTHHFGQGPVRRSCYAADRTGHMILQTLYQNCIKAGVDFYDEYQVVDLIMADDGRCGGVIAYEVATGDLHIFRSKAVEFATGGFGRVWSITSNAHANTGDGVAIALRRGIPLEDMEFYQFHPTGIYRLGILITEGVRGEGGILRNDHGERFMERYAPTMKDLASRDVVARAISKEIREGRGIGGKKYVYLDATHLGADVIENKLPDIADFCRTYLGIDPVKEPMPIQPTAHYGMGGIPTDVECRALDAQHAVIPGLYAAGECACVSVHGANRLGTNSLLDLVVFGRRGGIAMAEFCKTAELPPLPARPTARIEAEFTRILATQKGEPAARIREEMQDVMQDAVGIFREGPGMEAALVKVRELKARFQNVLVMDKGKNFNTDLLEAWELGNLLDLAEVTTVSAINRTESRGAHLREDYLDRNDAEWLKHTLVTQAEDGTLGISYKPVVIKQFEPKERVY
- a CDS encoding DUF885 domain-containing protein, encoding MDRRSFVRRGAEAALAFGVLPSLEGIGAAAEAQTGFGALRDRYFVRVLALNPVTATYLGGDAYSPTLRAVNGRLRDYRPAALAAERAFYHATKRAWSAIRPASLLPAERIDHAVMGAQLDFILHQLEDLRYHQRSVDTYVAEPFRGIDWQIQQMTDAGGGLLGTAAEWDLVVARLQAVPGYLTAARGNLAAGKAAGNIPDWRMVERDGIVGSRSNAQYFRTVLPELARKLMGGRPFAAAALARLRTAAGRAAASYEDFALFLRRTYGADGRDRFAVGEREYMWRVRNNLRDTRTAQQLFDYGKEQVALYQGKIYEVAQTVARDANLAIPFGTTDEKNAGVRAVMDHLAKDAPRNDDELLQWYVDAGKRAVQYGRERGLFDIPADYRLDVYPTPPVLRSTIDAAYYPAPPFKRSGVGRFYLTPTDNDPAALGLNNRASVADTAIHEGFPGHDWHYKFLTQNARGISNIRWLTPGAVEDSASMWQDSMAAEGWGLYSEELMSEATLERPYGFYTAGEYMYELQGQLLRAVRIVVDVGMHTGRMTYDQAVDYFTANVNFYPNARARGESDPTAKAVAEGAQRAIYRYSKWPTQAITYNLGKNAIIQLREAYRQARGSSYSPREFHERFMRMGMIPPGFYRDAFMADARR
- a CDS encoding S41 family peptidase, with the protein product MTKLPGRLLIPLLLAASPAAAQPVPGGPWLFTLRPAGGGELVVRLAVEPAGAGGWQAFSRPGAAGELAGWPRATLGRLLGKLPPRGALVRVENGTATTREGQVMVTGRMVSFGLGERTLSGVLADGRMRGELRRTTGAPAGTFEAVPATDVRPVRDYRALAARMRDSVAVRIYDPSLLGRPEWRSFFRELDARFATVPDDVHAMAVFYALTPRLRMSHLELFRDPVRAATPLDSLLADDPNPGALVGLSFPAPGVARLRVARWSGVTAAVDRAFVRIDSAAPHTLILDIRGNPGGDVSSMSPVTHLVRDSVQAGVFLGPGWYRTHRAPPTPAELAAIPVLSDGGARTVIHGVRRHGALRGVVPPRAPYFGGRVFLLVDGRSGSASEPLAHLLKTTGRATLVGERTAGGMLSAPPHPVGDGWMMIFPEADYFAADRTRLEGNGVRPHVAVASDRAFATVAERIRADQPYAGALLLGAAHQEANRLAEAERWFGEAVRLAPDSMAPLRGLASVHAAGKRWDAAFAALDRLLARDPGDASALYNTGRVAALSGLRLESGERALRAYLARPHRADLPSHAAAHWRLGMIMEARGDFAGARREYGSALRLEPQHADAQAALRALNDRAP
- the sdhC gene encoding succinate dehydrogenase, cytochrome b556 subunit, giving the protein MATRIENGAGSVRNVRNTRLTESLRYKGREGMWTWMLHRVTGLGILFFLLIHVFDTALVIYWPDVYNESLDIYRHPVFRLGELAIFFSVLYHALNGLRIIIQDFWPHAMRHQRKLGLVALGASVLLILPVAWIMMAPIFGLADEPGVERHRARMEQLRSEGRTPAAHGAEATPGVLDVPVETPR
- the mdh gene encoding malate dehydrogenase, translated to MDKITVVGAGNVGATAAQRVAEKELARQVVLIDIAEGVPQGKGLDQFQSAPIEGFDSRIIGSNGYEESAGSGIYIVTAGIARKPGMSRDDLLNTNAGIVRQVSENIARVSPDAIIIMVSNPLDVMSYVAMKASGFPRERVIGMAGVLDTARYRAFLAMELDVSVEDIQAMVLGGHGDTMVPLISYTTVSGIPVTQLMERSKLDAIVDRTRNGGAEIVKFLKTGSAYYAPSAGAVQMAEAIVKDKKRILPCAAWLQGEYGMRDLFLGVPVKLGRNGMEGIIEVELTDDERAALQKSADAVLEPMALV